In Flavobacterium cerinum, one genomic interval encodes:
- a CDS encoding DUF6678 family protein, giving the protein MTNNKDNYSIHASKLEKEILKRTSFMNNAKWFKLFSEIENENIKIHSAYIKFLLTDRKYKFHFGGFDETGFGDVSELGPFKFKEIEWLLIPDKYETERWNRNEKLTSEIIDQPLDTLEKIINLLGQFEYDRTEDGLKIYGYK; this is encoded by the coding sequence ATGACAAATAATAAAGACAATTATTCAATCCATGCAAGTAAGTTGGAAAAGGAAATTTTAAAACGAACTTCCTTTATGAATAATGCAAAATGGTTTAAATTATTTTCAGAAATTGAAAATGAAAACATAAAAATCCATTCGGCATACATTAAATTCCTATTAACCGACAGAAAGTATAAATTCCATTTTGGCGGATTTGATGAAACAGGTTTTGGTGATGTAAGCGAATTAGGACCATTTAAGTTCAAAGAAATAGAGTGGCTATTGATTCCTGACAAATATGAAACAGAACGTTGGAACAGAAATGAAAAATTAACCTCTGAAATTATTGATCAACCATTAGATACACTTGAAAAAATAATAAACCTTTTGGGTCAATTTGAGTATGATAGAACAGAAGACGGACTAAAAATTTACGGATATAAATAG
- a CDS encoding DUF7079 family protein, giving the protein MNISERKPIWIALSEFYLDTELEQKDFKRIALKMIESPFSLEEIKNINKYEVFPVLQANLSNIAGEWAGFDEKWLEESIVKSIEKRNYFRKLSIEFSYFINSWMCKKHWINTEKEYKKIKTTAVLRN; this is encoded by the coding sequence ATGAATATAAGCGAACGAAAACCAATATGGATAGCGCTATCGGAGTTCTATCTTGATACCGAACTTGAACAAAAAGATTTTAAACGAATTGCTTTAAAAATGATAGAAAGTCCGTTTAGTCTGGAAGAAATAAAAAATATCAACAAATATGAAGTTTTTCCGGTTTTACAAGCTAATTTATCAAACATAGCAGGTGAATGGGCAGGATTTGATGAAAAGTGGCTGGAAGAAAGCATTGTAAAATCGATAGAAAAAAGAAATTATTTTAGAAAATTAAGTATTGAATTCTCTTATTTTATAAATAGCTGGATGTGTAAAAAGCATTGGATTAATACGGAAAAGGAATATAAAAAAATAAAAACGACAGCGGTTTTAAGAAATTGA
- a CDS encoding c-type cytochrome — MKKSIIFFMLVIVSAMGTTHFIKSNDDKLKPLRKANVVQNDSFEKGEKLFIKNCASCHYIGMDKVMTAPALGGITKRRKKNWLYKYTRNPHQMFKLGDSIAVNLREEGWGLMPSFINLTTYELDAIYYFIEERFEMSKKGIPVKTY; from the coding sequence ATGAAGAAAAGCATAATATTTTTTATGTTAGTTATTGTCTCTGCTATGGGAACAACACATTTTATAAAATCGAATGACGACAAATTAAAACCACTTAGAAAAGCCAATGTTGTTCAAAATGATTCTTTTGAAAAAGGTGAAAAACTCTTCATTAAAAATTGCGCTTCTTGTCATTATATCGGAATGGATAAAGTGATGACCGCACCTGCATTAGGAGGCATAACAAAAAGAAGGAAAAAAAACTGGCTATATAAATACACCCGAAATCCACACCAAATGTTCAAGCTTGGTGATAGTATTGCAGTTAATTTAAGAGAAGAAGGATGGGGACTAATGCCTTCTTTTATAAATTTAACCACTTATGAATTAGATGCCATTTATTATTTTATTGAAGAACGATTTGAAATGTCAAAAAAAGGTATTCCTGTAAAAACATACTAA
- a CDS encoding tetratricopeptide repeat protein produces MNKILTTFILIIYSLTIFAQDKITDELKALSENKQYDKIIEQHASKSKDYSAGSLYYIGLAYYMKEDDNNCIKFMDLSINKNSKDPAPHYIKASTLNYMGKYNDAIKCFQTAINLKPDDAEFYSGLGDSYYQLEKQDLALESYKKATEQNECPDRPYSMIAQIYSDLKQSDKALEAFYTAKSKISKKSNSYINVLFNIGLLESLKGNYDKAEPAFVELIQLDPTDYHSYAKLIQIYYHRKEYDKAKPYKDKLYDAHKKGLLKDNLEDMFCYDQFKWKDKLIQAYERYEEGDKSNIYNKHLFYVVNPDEKIEFRIQTEYSPISVEQGGVKYLLCMSKDGEHSTFNIGFNDNLKYDDLKKSVIDLLEGKVKPTVTSKPTKK; encoded by the coding sequence ATGAACAAAATACTAACAACATTCATTTTGATAATTTATAGCTTGACAATTTTTGCTCAAGACAAAATCACCGATGAGTTAAAGGCCTTATCAGAAAACAAACAGTATGACAAGATAATTGAACAACACGCCTCAAAATCTAAGGACTATTCCGCAGGATCCCTGTATTATATTGGACTTGCTTACTATATGAAAGAAGATGACAACAATTGCATCAAGTTTATGGACTTGTCAATAAACAAAAACAGTAAAGACCCAGCACCACATTACATAAAGGCTTCGACATTGAACTATATGGGAAAATACAACGATGCTATAAAGTGTTTTCAAACAGCAATAAATCTAAAGCCAGACGATGCAGAGTTTTATAGCGGACTTGGAGATTCCTACTACCAACTTGAAAAGCAAGACCTGGCACTTGAAAGCTATAAAAAGGCAACTGAACAAAATGAATGTCCTGACAGACCATATTCAATGATAGCACAAATTTATTCTGACTTAAAACAGAGTGACAAAGCATTAGAAGCATTTTACACGGCAAAATCAAAAATCTCTAAAAAATCAAACTCATATATAAATGTCTTGTTTAACATTGGGCTACTTGAATCTTTAAAAGGAAACTATGATAAAGCAGAACCGGCATTTGTTGAACTTATTCAATTAGACCCGACGGACTATCATTCTTACGCAAAACTTATTCAAATCTACTATCACAGAAAAGAGTATGACAAGGCAAAGCCATACAAAGACAAATTATATGATGCTCATAAAAAAGGATTACTAAAAGACAATTTAGAAGATATGTTTTGTTATGATCAATTTAAGTGGAAAGACAAGTTAATTCAGGCATACGAGAGGTATGAAGAAGGAGATAAAAGCAATATTTACAACAAACACTTGTTTTATGTAGTAAATCCAGATGAAAAAATTGAATTTAGAATACAGACAGAATATTCGCCTATTTCAGTGGAACAAGGAGGAGTCAAATATCTTCTCTGTATGAGCAAAGACGGTGAACATTCAACTTTCAATATCGGTTTTAACGACAATTTAAAATATGATGACTTGAAGAAATCTGTAATTGACCTACTTGAGGGAAAAGTTAAACCGACAGTGACATCAAAACCGACTAAGAAATAA
- a CDS encoding DUF4304 domain-containing protein, translating to MERKEHRNKIDIALKEIFIPFLREKGFKGSLPHFRRQQSDRINLLTFQHSLYDTKFVVEIANCDPNGITTHWGKEIPKNKVTAHDVVYRMRLGSDKQNIDYWFDYGKESLFTDNYKKIANEIIELWNDAEKWWEENPIDYGKLK from the coding sequence ATGGAAAGAAAAGAACACAGAAATAAAATCGATATTGCACTTAAAGAAATCTTTATACCATTTTTACGTGAAAAAGGTTTTAAAGGTTCTCTTCCACATTTTAGAAGGCAACAATCAGACAGGATCAATCTATTAACTTTCCAACATAGTTTGTATGACACAAAATTTGTAGTTGAAATAGCGAACTGTGATCCAAACGGAATAACTACACATTGGGGGAAAGAAATACCAAAAAACAAAGTAACTGCACATGATGTGGTATATAGAATGCGGTTAGGAAGCGATAAACAAAATATAGATTACTGGTTTGATTATGGAAAAGAATCTTTATTCACAGATAATTATAAAAAAATTGCAAACGAAATTATAGAACTTTGGAATGACGCTGAAAAATGGTGGGAAGAAAATCCAATTGATTATGGGAAACTAAAATAA
- a CDS encoding carboxypeptidase-like regulatory domain-containing protein, translating to MIFSRKSKILVKKIILFKLLFFTVSFYSQETDDGIKKKSVENSIFEHVEISGIVSDLEPLSNVVVLEKGKGNFVMTDNNGKFTIKIPLKNFKDKVFLRFEVLNLNPKEIEILPNTKYIKAQLNNYDNVLSKKWKIEFVFEKPDISNLIFKTLDFITTKH from the coding sequence ATGATTTTTTCAAGAAAATCTAAAATATTGGTAAAGAAAATAATCCTTTTCAAATTACTTTTTTTTACGGTTAGTTTTTATTCTCAAGAAACTGATGATGGAATCAAAAAAAAATCAGTTGAAAATTCTATTTTTGAACATGTAGAAATAAGCGGAATAGTATCGGATTTAGAACCGTTATCGAATGTTGTTGTATTGGAGAAAGGGAAAGGAAATTTTGTAATGACAGACAATAACGGAAAATTTACGATAAAAATTCCACTTAAAAATTTTAAAGACAAAGTCTTTCTGCGTTTCGAAGTATTAAATCTCAACCCTAAAGAGATCGAAATTCTTCCTAATACTAAATACATTAAAGCTCAACTAAACAACTATGACAATGTTTTGTCTAAAAAATGGAAAATTGAGTTTGTTTTTGAAAAACCTGACATAAGTAATTTGATTTTTAAGACCCTGGATTTTATCACTACGAAGCACTAA
- a CDS encoding DUF2262 domain-containing protein, translating to MNKITKENLKINPDNENAFQTKFVVNGQSIEISLDPDDVELEKTINLVNKIIGQFELYESKAKKVIIQEYLESYNDNWRNEEDDEPELDEQAFSENLTLNSITFLSDTSVDFFYSENGMFGNHYLIAQSFDGENFNDTTMYG from the coding sequence ATGAATAAGATTACAAAAGAAAATCTAAAGATAAACCCTGATAATGAAAACGCTTTCCAAACGAAATTTGTCGTAAATGGACAATCTATTGAAATTTCACTAGACCCAGATGACGTTGAATTAGAGAAGACAATAAACTTGGTAAATAAAATAATTGGACAATTTGAACTTTACGAGTCAAAGGCAAAAAAAGTGATTATTCAAGAGTATTTAGAAAGCTATAACGACAATTGGAGAAATGAAGAAGATGACGAACCCGAGTTAGATGAACAAGCATTTAGCGAAAACTTGACGTTAAATAGCATAACATTTTTATCTGACACTTCTGTTGACTTTTTCTATTCTGAAAACGGAATGTTTGGAAATCACTATCTAATTGCTCAATCATTTGACGGAGAAAATTTTAATGATACAACAATGTACGGATAA